The Epinephelus lanceolatus isolate andai-2023 chromosome 14, ASM4190304v1, whole genome shotgun sequence genome has a window encoding:
- the LOC144466894 gene encoding uncharacterized protein LOC144466894, whose translation MHHPGHDIPHKVIELITNAVSTFLLIVLFYILQYLFDMNFVCSCMDGFHCNGVLYLLIPPAILTWIVEIIESFQPRRNFSRWHSLCQSSVFGYLAKLTISYVCLTDIWIATVLFDGDWYFCVKTNLNSSHTGLPCKDTLSFKENLTKAAYKSESLFNCAFFPFQKFGFCVIGPLIGVWIIAELTTACCRGKMVWRCSNPPHYRVVYKDLLEEEVSRCLQDELTTLATERAKAICAPHLQAIKEHGLSFNNTSAGNDNVDGTLSEAWQTISASDFYLMEPERQEELRG comes from the exons ATGCATCACCCTGGTCATGACATTCCTCATAAAGTTATTGAGCTAATAACTAACGCTGTGAGTACGTTCCTGCTGATCGTCCTCTTCTACATCCTGCAGTACCTCTTTGACATGAACTTTGTGTGCTCGTGCATGGATGGCTTTCATTGCAATGGTGTACTGTACTTGCTCATCCCTCCTGCGATCCTCACCTGGATTGTCGAAATCATCGAGTCTTTCCAACCAAGGAGGAATTTTTCCAGATGGCATAGTCTTTGTCAGAGCAGTGTCTTTGGCTATCTTGCTAAGTTGACGATCAGCTATGTCTGTCTGACTGATATATGGATAGCCACTGTGCTGTTTGATGGAGACTGGTACTTTTGCGTCAAGACAAACCTCAACTCTTCTCACACTGGACTTCCTTGCAAAGACACGCTGAGCTTCAAGGAAAACCTCACCAAAGCTGCTTATAAGTCTGAATCTCTT TTTAATTGTGCCTTTTTTCCTTTCCAGAAATTTGGCTTTTGCGTTATAGGTCCTCTTATTGGGGTTTGGATCATTGCTGAACTCACAACAGCCTGTTGCAGAGGAAAGATGGTATGGCGCTGTTCCAATCCTCCTCACTACAGAGTGGTTTATAAAGATCTTCTGGAAGAGGAAGTGAGTCGCTGTTTGCAAGATGAGCTAACAACATTAGCAACAGAAAGAGCAAAAGCAATCTGTGCGCCCCACCTTCAAGCTATCAAGGAGCATGGGCTGTCATTTAATAACACAAGTGCTGGCAATGACAATGTTGACGGCACACTTTCAGAAGCCTGGCAGACAATTTCAGCCTCTGATTTCTACTTGATGGAACCTGAGAGACAAGAGGAATTACGTGGCTGA